From a region of the Streptomyces sp. NBC_00193 genome:
- a CDS encoding RNA degradosome polyphosphate kinase: MSHKPSAAPTEVPSQQPPQKFASPSAPSAADISAAAAARAATPEAVAARAATGAHARLGSIAAHRPHVDLEPDLDADLDAYDEKDTGELPPGRFLDRERSWLAFNERVLELAEDPATPLLERANFLAIFASNLDEFFMVRVAGLKRRIATGVATRSASGLQPREVLDLIWTRSRELMARHAACFQQDISPQLAEEGVHLIRWPDLTEKEQARLFTLFRNQIFPVLTPLAVDPAHPFPYISGLSLNLAVVVRNPVSGHRHFARVKVPPLLSRFLEASPQRYVPLEDVIAAHLEELFPGMEVLAHHMFRVTRNEDLEVEEDDAENLLQALEKELMRRRFGPPVRLEVEESIDPGVLDLLVQELKVNPSEVYPLPGPLDLTALFGIASLDRPELKFPKFVAGTHRDLAEVESASAPDIFAALRERDVLLHHPYDSFSTSVQAFLEQAAADPDVLAIKQTLYRTSGDSPIVDALIDAAESGKQVLVLVEIKARFDEQANIKWARKLEESGCHVVYGLVGLKTHCKLSLVVRQEGDTLRRYSHVGTGNYHPKTARLYEDLGLLTADPQVGADLSDLFNRLSGYSRRETYRRLLVAPRSLRDGLISRIDKEAAHHKAGRPAYVRLKMNSIVDEALIDSLYRASQAGVPIDIWVRGICAIRPGVPGLSDNIRVRSILGRFLEHSRVFAFGNGGEPEVYIGSADMMHRNLDRRIEALVRVADPAHRAALDRLLATGMSDETSSWHLGPDGEWTRHSTDSEGQPLRHVQEMLIDARRRRRGSAKP, translated from the coding sequence ATGAGCCACAAGCCCAGCGCAGCCCCCACCGAGGTCCCCAGCCAGCAGCCGCCGCAGAAGTTCGCCTCCCCGTCGGCACCATCGGCCGCGGACATCTCCGCCGCCGCGGCCGCACGCGCCGCCACGCCCGAGGCGGTCGCCGCGCGCGCGGCCACCGGCGCCCACGCCCGCCTGGGGTCCATAGCCGCCCACCGCCCGCACGTCGATCTGGAACCGGATCTCGACGCGGATCTGGACGCCTACGACGAGAAGGACACCGGTGAGCTGCCCCCGGGCCGCTTCCTCGACCGGGAACGCAGCTGGCTCGCCTTCAACGAGCGCGTCCTGGAGCTCGCCGAGGACCCCGCCACGCCCCTCCTGGAGCGCGCGAACTTCCTGGCGATCTTCGCCAGCAACCTCGACGAGTTCTTCATGGTCCGCGTCGCCGGCCTCAAGCGCCGCATCGCGACCGGCGTCGCCACCCGTTCGGCCTCAGGCCTGCAGCCCCGTGAGGTCCTCGACCTCATCTGGACCCGCTCGCGCGAGCTCATGGCCCGCCACGCCGCCTGCTTCCAGCAGGACATCTCCCCCCAGCTCGCCGAGGAAGGCGTCCACCTCATCCGGTGGCCCGACCTCACCGAGAAGGAGCAGGCGCGCCTCTTCACCCTGTTCCGCAACCAGATCTTCCCGGTGCTCACCCCGCTGGCCGTGGACCCCGCGCACCCGTTCCCGTACATCTCCGGCCTGTCCCTGAACCTGGCCGTGGTCGTACGCAATCCCGTCAGCGGCCACCGCCACTTCGCCCGGGTCAAGGTCCCCCCGCTCCTCTCCCGCTTCCTGGAGGCCTCCCCGCAGCGCTACGTCCCGCTGGAGGACGTCATCGCCGCGCACCTGGAGGAGCTGTTCCCCGGCATGGAGGTGCTCGCGCACCACATGTTCCGCGTGACCCGCAACGAGGACCTCGAAGTCGAGGAGGACGACGCGGAGAACCTCCTCCAGGCCCTCGAAAAGGAGCTCATGCGGCGCCGTTTCGGCCCGCCGGTCCGCCTGGAGGTCGAGGAGTCCATCGACCCCGGCGTCCTGGACCTCCTGGTCCAGGAGCTGAAGGTCAACCCGTCCGAGGTGTACCCGCTCCCCGGCCCCCTCGACCTCACCGCCCTCTTCGGGATCGCCTCCCTGGACCGCCCGGAGCTGAAGTTCCCGAAGTTCGTCGCCGGCACGCACCGCGACCTCGCCGAGGTCGAGTCCGCGTCCGCGCCCGACATCTTCGCCGCGCTGCGCGAACGGGACGTGCTGCTGCACCACCCGTACGACTCCTTCTCCACCTCGGTGCAGGCCTTCCTGGAGCAGGCCGCCGCCGACCCGGACGTCCTGGCGATCAAGCAGACCCTGTACCGGACCTCCGGCGACTCCCCGATCGTGGACGCCCTGATCGACGCCGCCGAATCCGGCAAGCAGGTCCTCGTACTCGTCGAGATCAAGGCCCGCTTCGACGAGCAGGCCAACATCAAGTGGGCCCGCAAGCTCGAAGAGTCCGGCTGCCACGTCGTCTACGGCCTCGTCGGCCTCAAGACCCACTGCAAGCTGTCGCTCGTCGTCCGCCAGGAGGGCGACACGCTGCGCCGCTACTCCCACGTCGGCACCGGCAACTACCACCCCAAGACGGCACGGCTCTACGAGGACCTCGGCCTGCTCACCGCCGACCCGCAGGTCGGCGCGGACCTCTCCGACCTCTTCAACCGGCTGTCCGGCTACTCGCGCCGCGAGACCTACCGCCGGCTGCTCGTGGCCCCGCGCTCGCTGCGCGACGGCCTGATCTCCCGGATCGACAAGGAGGCCGCCCACCACAAGGCGGGCCGCCCCGCGTACGTCCGTCTCAAGATGAACTCCATCGTCGACGAGGCACTCATCGACTCCCTCTACCGGGCCTCGCAGGCGGGCGTGCCCATCGACATCTGGGTCCGCGGCATCTGCGCGATCCGCCCCGGTGTCCCCGGGCTCTCGGACAACATCCGGGTCCGCTCGATCCTCGGCCGCTTCCTGGAGCACTCCCGGGTCTTCGCCTTCGGCAACGGCGGCGAACCCGAGGTGTACATAGGCAGCGCCGACATGATGCACCGCAACCTCGACCGCCGTATCGAGGCACTGGTCAGGGTCGCCGACCCGGCCCACCGCGCGGCACTGGACCGGCTGCTGGCAACCGGAATGTCCGACGAGACCAGCTCCTGGCACCTGGGCCCGGACGGCGAATGGACCCGGCACAGCACGGACAGCGAGGGCCAGCCGCTGCGGCACGTTCAGGAGATGCTCATTGACGCCCGGAGGCGCCGGCGTGGCTCAGCCAAACCATGA
- the mshD gene encoding mycothiol synthase, with amino-acid sequence MTDDAAVVLEPGRQIQTLDELTDEQADAVLALIEDAARTDGTTAVSEQGRLQLRGGAREGIRHFLLTADGRLTAYGQLEDTDPVEAPAAELVVHPALRGRGHGRALGSALLAASGKRIRVWAHGGKSAARHLAQVLGLTLFRELRQLRRPLGADAAPLPEAVLPAGVTVRTFVPGSDDAAWLAVNAAAFAHHPEQGSLTQRDLNDRIAQPWFDAKGFFLAERDGELIGFHWTKVHAEQQLGEVYVLGVRPGSQGGGLGKALTAIGLRHLAAAGLPTAMLYVDADNPAALAVYEGLGFSTHEVDLMYRTES; translated from the coding sequence ATGACTGACGACGCAGCAGTGGTCCTGGAGCCGGGACGGCAGATCCAGACCCTCGACGAACTGACGGACGAACAGGCCGACGCCGTTCTCGCCCTGATCGAGGACGCGGCCCGCACCGACGGCACCACCGCCGTGTCCGAGCAGGGCCGGCTCCAGCTGCGCGGCGGAGCGCGGGAGGGGATCCGTCACTTCCTGCTCACCGCCGACGGGCGGCTCACCGCGTACGGACAACTGGAGGACACCGACCCGGTGGAGGCCCCCGCCGCCGAACTCGTCGTCCACCCCGCGCTGCGCGGACGCGGGCACGGGCGGGCGCTGGGCAGCGCCCTGCTGGCCGCCTCCGGCAAGCGGATCCGGGTGTGGGCGCACGGCGGCAAGTCGGCGGCCCGCCACCTCGCGCAGGTGCTCGGCCTGACCCTGTTCCGCGAACTGCGCCAGCTCCGCCGCCCGCTCGGCGCGGATGCGGCCCCCCTGCCGGAGGCCGTCCTGCCCGCGGGCGTGACCGTACGCACCTTCGTGCCCGGCTCCGACGACGCCGCCTGGCTGGCCGTCAACGCGGCGGCCTTCGCCCACCACCCCGAGCAGGGCTCGCTCACGCAGCGGGACCTGAACGACCGCATCGCGCAGCCCTGGTTCGACGCCAAGGGCTTCTTCCTCGCGGAGCGCGACGGCGAACTGATCGGCTTCCACTGGACGAAGGTGCACGCCGAGCAGCAGCTGGGCGAGGTCTACGTCCTCGGGGTGCGCCCCGGCTCCCAGGGCGGCGGCCTCGGCAAGGCCCTCACCGCGATCGGCCTGCGCCACCTGGCCGCGGCGGGCCTGCCCACGGCGATGCTCTACGTGGACGCCGACAACCCGGCGGCCCTGGCCGTGTACGAGGGCCTCGGCTTCTCCACCCACGAGGTGGACCTGATGTACCGCACGGAGAGCTGA
- a CDS encoding bifunctional UDP-sugar hydrolase/5'-nucleotidase — protein sequence MSATPQRHRRTRRLALTALAVATAGGAMIAAALPAGAASGDGYGRDHGRTVDVQMLSFNDLHGTLEPPQGSSGTVTERQADGTTKAIPAGGVEYLATGLREARKGHRYSVTAAAGDMIGASPMVSGLFHDEPAIEALNDLDLDVSSVGNHEFDEGKTELRRMQYGGCHPVEGCFEYGKEFGGADFKYLAANVVDEKTKRPMMNPTFVWKKGDVKIGFIGVTLEGTPDVVTADGVKGLKFGDEVETINKYAAELNKQGVKSIVALIHEGGLPASGAYNYDCNVPGAGAGISGAIVDIAKNVSPKVDALVTGHTHQAYACNIPDPAGNPRTVTSAASYGRLFTDTTLTYDRATKDIVRTPVASPLVVQKVVNRDQPKAPDLTELIQRWNALAAPIANRPMGYISADIPGRGSAEYEKPLGDLIADAQLEALAPAAKGGAQLAVMNPGGIRADLAYKAAGAEGDGVVTYGESYTVQPFTNMMNVVDLTGAQLITMLQQQVSGPVNGANPKILQISKGFSYTLDTTKAGADRIVVDSVKLNGAPIDPAATYRVAMNEFLAGGGDGFTVLKEHKNKLVGASDLDVFNAYLTGHSSASAPLAPPAADRITVVK from the coding sequence ATGTCAGCGACGCCACAACGGCACCGCCGAACCCGCCGGTTGGCCCTCACCGCCCTCGCCGTGGCCACGGCCGGCGGTGCGATGATCGCCGCCGCCCTTCCGGCCGGAGCCGCGAGTGGTGACGGGTACGGCCGTGACCACGGCCGCACCGTCGACGTACAGATGCTGTCGTTCAACGACCTCCACGGCACCCTGGAGCCCCCGCAGGGTTCCTCGGGCACCGTGACCGAGCGTCAGGCCGACGGCACCACCAAGGCCATACCCGCGGGCGGCGTCGAGTACCTCGCCACCGGCCTGCGCGAGGCCCGCAAGGGCCACCGGTACTCCGTCACGGCCGCGGCCGGCGACATGATCGGCGCGAGCCCGATGGTGTCGGGCCTCTTCCACGACGAGCCGGCCATCGAGGCGCTCAACGACCTCGACCTGGACGTGAGCAGCGTCGGGAACCACGAGTTCGACGAGGGCAAGACCGAGCTGCGCCGCATGCAGTACGGCGGCTGCCACCCGGTCGAGGGCTGCTTCGAGTACGGCAAGGAGTTCGGCGGCGCCGACTTCAAGTACCTCGCCGCGAACGTGGTGGACGAGAAGACCAAGCGTCCGATGATGAACCCCACCTTCGTCTGGAAGAAGGGGGACGTGAAGATCGGCTTCATCGGCGTCACCCTGGAGGGCACGCCGGACGTCGTGACCGCCGACGGGGTCAAGGGCCTCAAGTTCGGCGACGAGGTCGAGACGATCAACAAGTACGCCGCCGAGCTGAACAAGCAGGGCGTGAAGTCGATCGTGGCGCTGATCCACGAGGGCGGTCTGCCCGCGAGCGGCGCGTACAACTACGACTGCAACGTGCCGGGCGCCGGCGCCGGGATCTCCGGGGCCATCGTCGACATCGCGAAGAACGTTTCGCCGAAGGTCGACGCCCTGGTCACCGGTCACACGCACCAGGCGTACGCGTGCAACATCCCCGACCCGGCGGGCAACCCGCGCACGGTCACCTCGGCCGCCTCGTACGGCCGGCTGTTCACGGACACCACGCTGACGTACGACCGCGCGACCAAGGACATCGTCCGTACGCCGGTCGCCTCGCCGCTGGTGGTGCAGAAGGTCGTCAACCGGGACCAGCCCAAGGCACCGGACCTGACCGAGCTGATCCAGCGCTGGAACGCGCTGGCCGCGCCGATCGCGAACCGTCCGATGGGCTACATCTCGGCCGACATCCCGGGCCGCGGCTCGGCGGAGTACGAGAAGCCGCTCGGTGACCTGATCGCCGACGCGCAGCTGGAGGCCCTGGCCCCGGCGGCCAAGGGCGGCGCCCAGCTCGCCGTCATGAACCCGGGCGGCATCCGCGCGGACCTGGCCTACAAGGCCGCCGGCGCCGAGGGCGACGGGGTGGTGACGTACGGGGAGTCGTACACGGTCCAGCCGTTCACCAACATGATGAACGTCGTGGACCTGACCGGCGCCCAGCTGATCACCATGCTCCAGCAGCAGGTCAGCGGTCCGGTCAACGGGGCGAACCCGAAGATCCTGCAGATCTCCAAGGGCTTCTCCTACACCCTGGACACCACCAAGGCGGGCGCGGACCGCATCGTCGTGGACTCGGTGAAGCTGAACGGTGCGCCGATCGACCCCGCCGCGACCTACCGGGTCGCGATGAACGAGTTCCTCGCGGGCGGCGGTGACGGCTTCACCGTCCTGAAGGAGCACAAGAACAAGCTGGTCGGCGCGTCCGACCTGGACGTCTTCAACGCCTACCTGACGGGGCACTCCTCGGCGTCCGCGCCGCTGGCCCCGCCGGCGGCGGACCGGATCACGGTCGTCAAGTAA
- a CDS encoding alpha/beta fold hydrolase, which yields MRHELKIDDRTLSYLDFGGPGRPLLALHGGMSEGLAFAALAEALGDTWRVIAPDQRGHGDSDRAADYGRAGYVCDAVALLDHLGLDQPVALLGYSLGGLNAVHLAAAHPERISVLVNAEAAVEIDPADSGWMAFLRAMRYSAPTREELLEAAGPVGSQFVAQALRPLPEGGWRLPFHPQDMLDSVEACRGDHRAAWLASDCPALLIHGTRSASLPQAQADAMVTRRPGTSYTPLDGDHFLPFTHPAEFHEAVRAFLSAH from the coding sequence ATGCGCCACGAGCTGAAGATCGACGACCGCACCCTGTCCTACCTGGACTTCGGCGGGCCCGGCCGCCCGCTGCTCGCCCTGCACGGCGGCATGTCCGAGGGCCTCGCCTTCGCCGCGCTCGCCGAGGCCCTGGGCGACACCTGGCGGGTCATCGCCCCCGACCAGCGGGGCCACGGGGACTCCGACCGGGCCGCCGACTACGGCCGGGCCGGCTACGTCTGCGACGCCGTCGCCCTCCTCGACCACCTCGGCCTCGACCAGCCCGTCGCCCTCCTCGGCTACTCGCTCGGCGGACTCAACGCCGTCCACCTGGCCGCCGCCCACCCCGAGCGGATCTCGGTGCTCGTCAACGCGGAAGCCGCCGTGGAGATCGACCCCGCCGACAGCGGCTGGATGGCCTTCCTGCGGGCCATGCGCTACTCCGCCCCCACCCGCGAGGAACTCCTCGAGGCGGCCGGGCCGGTGGGCTCCCAGTTCGTGGCCCAGGCCCTGCGCCCGCTGCCCGAGGGGGGCTGGCGGCTGCCGTTCCACCCGCAGGACATGCTCGACTCCGTCGAGGCCTGCCGCGGCGACCACCGGGCGGCCTGGCTCGCGAGCGACTGCCCGGCCCTGCTGATCCACGGCACGCGCAGCGCCTCCCTGCCGCAGGCACAGGCCGACGCGATGGTCACCCGGCGGCCCGGGACCTCGTACACGCCCCTGGACGGCGACCACTTCCTGCCGTTCACGCACCCCGCGGAGTTCCACGAGGCCGTCCGCGCCTTCCTGTCGGCGCACTGA
- a CDS encoding TetR/AcrR family transcriptional regulator, with protein MGNREDLLAGARRCLEEKGYLRTTVRDIASAAQVSMAAIGYHFGTREVLLNQALFAAMDEWAAGSGRLAGQGDTARERYADTWDRKIRDFGEMRWLWTASVEAFVHAQSSPELLAVLAEGQRHNRRMVAAQLRGVPVEEVAEEDVRSLGSVHIALLTGVMVQVLTDPEHAPDGRSLAQGLRAMAELLES; from the coding sequence ATGGGAAATCGCGAGGACCTGCTGGCCGGAGCCCGGCGCTGCCTGGAGGAGAAGGGGTACCTCCGCACGACCGTGCGCGACATCGCCTCGGCCGCGCAGGTGAGCATGGCCGCGATCGGCTACCACTTCGGCACCCGCGAGGTGCTGCTCAACCAGGCGCTGTTCGCGGCCATGGACGAGTGGGCCGCGGGGTCGGGCCGGCTCGCCGGGCAGGGCGACACCGCGCGGGAGCGCTACGCCGACACCTGGGACCGCAAGATCCGGGACTTCGGCGAGATGCGCTGGCTCTGGACCGCCTCCGTCGAGGCCTTCGTGCACGCGCAGTCCTCGCCCGAGCTGCTCGCCGTCCTGGCCGAGGGTCAGCGTCACAACCGGCGCATGGTGGCCGCGCAGCTGCGCGGGGTCCCGGTCGAGGAGGTCGCCGAGGAGGACGTACGGAGCCTCGGCTCGGTGCACATCGCGCTGCTGACCGGGGTCATGGTGCAAGTACTGACCGACCCGGAGCACGCGCCGGACGGCCGGTCCCTCGCCCAAGGGCTGCGCGCGATGGCGGAGTTGCTCGAAAGCTAA
- a CDS encoding phosphatidylinositol-specific phospholipase C, with protein MGVGTGMDAGAGERTDAGAGTGAGAGTGLRRRGFLAGAAALGGAALLGAGAGTASAATGATSAAALGTQDWMSGLGDSTALQRMTIPGTHDSGATRGGLYVACQNTSIAAQLDSGIRFLDVRCRVTGGSFAIHHGAYYQNLMFGDVLVACWNFLAAHPSETVLMRLKQEYSEESDATFRAVFDDYLNNRGWSPLFKIADSLPALGQVRGKVLLLPDNGGLPGGLRYGDGNVFDIQDDYMAEPFAKRGKIENHFRKAVQQPGRFFMNYTSTAAALPPRWNSDRLNPQVHAFVDGSELAGRTGLGIVPMDFPNTRSGLVASLIRHN; from the coding sequence ATGGGCGTGGGCACGGGCATGGATGCGGGCGCGGGAGAACGTACGGATGCGGGCGCGGGTACGGGCGCGGGCGCGGGTACGGGGCTGCGGCGGCGCGGCTTCCTGGCGGGGGCGGCGGCCCTCGGCGGCGCGGCCCTGCTCGGCGCGGGCGCCGGGACGGCCTCGGCCGCCACCGGGGCCACCTCCGCCGCCGCACTAGGCACCCAGGACTGGATGAGCGGGCTCGGCGACTCCACCGCCCTCCAGCGGATGACCATCCCCGGCACCCACGACTCGGGCGCCACCCGGGGCGGGCTCTACGTCGCCTGCCAGAACACCTCCATCGCCGCGCAGCTCGACTCCGGGATCCGCTTCCTCGACGTCCGCTGCCGGGTGACCGGCGGATCGTTCGCGATCCACCACGGCGCGTACTACCAGAACCTGATGTTCGGCGACGTCCTCGTCGCCTGCTGGAACTTCCTCGCCGCGCACCCCTCCGAGACCGTGCTGATGCGGCTCAAGCAGGAGTACTCCGAGGAGAGCGACGCCACCTTCCGCGCCGTCTTCGACGACTACCTGAACAACCGCGGCTGGAGCCCGCTGTTCAAGATCGCGGACTCGCTGCCCGCCCTCGGCCAGGTCCGCGGCAAGGTGCTGCTGCTCCCCGACAACGGCGGCCTGCCCGGCGGCCTGCGCTACGGCGACGGCAACGTCTTCGACATCCAGGACGACTACATGGCCGAGCCCTTCGCCAAGCGGGGCAAGATCGAGAACCACTTCCGCAAGGCCGTCCAGCAGCCCGGCCGGTTCTTCATGAACTACACCAGCACGGCCGCGGCCCTGCCGCCCCGCTGGAACTCCGACCGCCTCAACCCGCAGGTGCACGCCTTCGTCGACGGCTCCGAGCTGGCCGGCCGGACCGGGCTCGGGATCGTCCCGATGGACTTCCCCAACACCCGCTCCGGCCTGGTCGCCTCACTGATCCGGCACAACTGA
- a CDS encoding cell wall metabolism sensor histidine kinase WalK produces MSPTARFRALPLRSRLALLVTVAVALAVAAVAAVSWVMVRTQLRDQLDSSLMATNVSAQVLRTIRDGACVDKPPSQPGQEIAGNLNAVVQIVTADGNHCWVSGTTTLPVTALDKEIAAGGARTGALHDATTADGTEMRVYTRTAQTQPGSPVFGISIAKPLADIEKPLSTLAWVLVFVSGVGILGAGVAGLWVARTGLRPVDELTGAVEHIARTEDLTVRIPDEGDDEIARLSRSFNSMTAALASSQERQAQLIADAGHELRTPLTSLRTNIELLARSEETGRAIPPEDRKELLASVKAQMTELASLIGDLQELSRPDAAAPGPLGVVALHEIAGAALSRARLRGPELEFDSDLAPWYVRGEAAALERAVVNVLDNAVKFSPPGSTVTVSLRAGELTVRDRGPGIPADDLPHVFERFWRSPSARALPGSGLGLSIVARTVQRAGGTAALRAPADGGPGAEAVLNIPGAPAPPPAQTSVVPDQ; encoded by the coding sequence GTGAGCCCCACCGCCAGATTCCGCGCACTGCCGCTCCGCTCCCGCCTCGCCCTGCTGGTCACCGTCGCGGTGGCACTCGCGGTGGCGGCGGTCGCCGCGGTGTCCTGGGTGATGGTGCGCACGCAGCTGCGCGACCAGCTGGACAGCTCCCTGATGGCCACGAACGTGTCCGCGCAGGTGCTGCGGACCATCCGCGACGGCGCCTGCGTGGACAAGCCGCCGAGCCAGCCCGGCCAGGAGATCGCCGGGAACCTCAACGCGGTCGTGCAGATCGTGACGGCCGACGGCAACCACTGCTGGGTCAGCGGGACCACGACCCTGCCGGTGACCGCGCTGGACAAGGAGATCGCCGCGGGCGGGGCCCGCACCGGCGCCCTGCACGACGCGACCACCGCCGACGGCACCGAGATGCGCGTCTACACCCGGACCGCGCAGACCCAGCCGGGCTCGCCGGTCTTCGGCATCTCCATCGCCAAGCCACTGGCCGACATCGAGAAGCCCCTGTCCACCCTGGCCTGGGTGCTCGTCTTCGTCTCCGGCGTCGGCATCCTCGGCGCCGGCGTCGCCGGCCTCTGGGTGGCCCGTACGGGGCTGCGCCCGGTCGACGAACTGACCGGCGCCGTCGAGCACATCGCCCGCACCGAGGACCTGACCGTCCGGATCCCCGACGAGGGCGACGACGAGATCGCCCGCCTGTCGCGCTCCTTCAACTCGATGACCGCCGCGCTCGCCTCCTCCCAGGAGCGCCAGGCCCAGCTGATCGCGGACGCCGGCCACGAGCTGCGCACCCCGCTCACCTCGCTGCGCACCAACATCGAACTGCTGGCGCGCAGCGAGGAGACCGGCCGGGCCATCCCGCCGGAGGACCGCAAGGAGCTGCTGGCCTCGGTCAAGGCGCAGATGACGGAACTGGCCTCGCTGATCGGCGACTTGCAGGAGCTGTCCCGCCCGGACGCGGCCGCCCCCGGCCCCCTCGGCGTGGTGGCCCTGCACGAGATCGCGGGAGCGGCGCTGTCCCGGGCCCGGCTGCGCGGTCCGGAGCTGGAGTTCGACTCGGACCTGGCGCCCTGGTACGTACGCGGCGAGGCGGCGGCCCTGGAGCGGGCGGTGGTCAACGTCCTGGACAACGCGGTGAAGTTCAGCCCGCCGGGCAGCACGGTCACCGTGTCGCTGCGCGCGGGCGAGCTGACCGTACGGGACCGCGGGCCCGGCATCCCGGCCGACGACCTCCCGCACGTCTTCGAGCGGTTCTGGCGCTCCCCGTCCGCCCGGGCCCTGCCCGGCAGCGGCCTCGGCCTGTCCATCGTGGCCCGTACGGTGCAGCGCGCGGGCGGCACGGCCGCCCTGCGCGCCCCGGCGGACGGCGGCCCGGGCGCCGAGGCGGTCCTCAACATCCCGGGCGCCCCGGCTCCGCCGCCCGCGCAGACGTCAGTTGTGCCGGATCAGTGA
- a CDS encoding response regulator transcription factor: protein MSAEGDQQRILVVDDEPAVREALRRSLAFEGYGTQTAIDGLDALDRADSYHPDLIILDIQMPRMDGLTAARRLRAAGSTTPVLMLTARDTVGDRVTGLDAGADDYLVKPFELDELFARVRALLRRSSYAAPAHGDGQPGDADALTFGDLRMDLATREVTRGGRPVELTRTEFTLLEMFLAHPRQVLTREQILKTVWGFDFEPSSNSLDVYVMYLRRKTEAGGEPRLVHTVRGVGYVLRAAGAGDTGGPE, encoded by the coding sequence ATGAGCGCCGAAGGCGACCAGCAGCGCATCCTCGTCGTCGACGACGAACCGGCCGTACGCGAGGCCCTGCGCCGCAGCCTGGCCTTCGAGGGGTACGGCACGCAGACCGCCATCGACGGACTCGACGCCCTCGACCGGGCGGACTCGTACCACCCCGACCTGATCATCCTGGACATCCAGATGCCGCGGATGGACGGCCTGACCGCCGCCCGCCGACTGCGCGCCGCCGGAAGCACCACGCCGGTCCTGATGCTGACCGCCCGCGACACGGTCGGCGACCGGGTCACCGGCCTCGACGCGGGCGCCGACGACTACCTGGTCAAGCCGTTCGAGCTGGACGAGCTCTTCGCCCGGGTCCGCGCCCTGCTGCGCCGCAGCTCCTACGCCGCCCCCGCGCACGGGGACGGCCAGCCCGGGGACGCCGACGCGCTGACCTTCGGCGACCTGCGCATGGACCTCGCCACCCGCGAGGTCACCCGCGGCGGGCGCCCGGTGGAGCTGACCCGTACCGAGTTCACCCTGCTGGAGATGTTCCTCGCGCACCCTCGCCAGGTCCTGACCCGCGAGCAGATCCTCAAGACCGTATGGGGCTTCGACTTCGAGCCGAGCTCCAACTCCCTGGACGTGTACGTGATGTACCTGCGCCGCAAGACCGAGGCCGGGGGCGAGCCCCGCCTGGTCCACACCGTACGAGGGGTGGGCTACGTCCTGCGCGCCGCCGGGGCCGGCGATACCGGCGGTCCGGAGTGA